A stretch of Flavobacterium sp. N1994 DNA encodes these proteins:
- a CDS encoding DUF6624 domain-containing protein, with protein MKKLLLYSVMLFSFLACKPKIPYTETMKLDLKDRYVKDQKAQEYDIKKVERKEYSDSMDVEFNKLCDRNALVVKKYFKEYGFPGIRENGKEASLQFWLLVQHADNDVAFQKKVLKAMKKELQSNNVNKQNYAYLYDRVRKNENKPQLYGTQMVWDSMGVHSPYKLKYPEKINQLRKEMGLETMEEYLKLFNEK; from the coding sequence ATGAAAAAACTCCTTTTATATAGCGTAATGCTTTTCTCTTTCTTAGCCTGTAAACCTAAAATTCCATACACGGAAACGATGAAATTAGATTTAAAGGATAGGTATGTAAAAGACCAAAAAGCACAGGAATACGACATAAAAAAAGTAGAACGAAAAGAATATAGCGATTCTATGGATGTGGAGTTCAATAAACTATGTGATAGGAATGCGCTAGTAGTAAAAAAATACTTTAAAGAATATGGTTTTCCAGGTATCCGAGAAAATGGCAAAGAAGCTTCATTACAATTTTGGTTACTAGTACAGCATGCGGACAATGATGTCGCTTTTCAAAAGAAAGTGTTGAAAGCCATGAAAAAAGAACTCCAATCCAATAACGTTAACAAACAAAACTATGCGTATTTGTATGACCGAGTGAGAAAGAATGAAAACAAACCCCAATTATACGGAACCCAAATGGTTTGGGATTCGATGGGTGTCCATTCCCCATATAAACTTAAATACCCCGAAAAAATCAACCAACTAAGAAAGGAAATGGGATTAGAAACTATGGAGGAATACCTAAAGTTATTTAACGAAAAGTAA
- a CDS encoding cation diffusion facilitator family transporter, whose translation MTNEQTAVKATYFSIIGNISLAIIKGVAGFFGNSYALIADAIESTTDIFSSFLVLFGIKYSNKPADENHPYGHGRAEPLITFLVVGFLITSATIIAYESVQNIGTPHALPKSWTLLILLLIIIWKEYSFQKVMKRAKQTNSSSLKADAWHHRSDAITSVAAFIGISIALILGKGYESADDWAALFASFFIVYNSYLIFRPALGEIMDEHRYDDLVDTIRQVSLTVKGIIGTEKCFIRKAGMKYHVDLHAIVDANITVKVGHDLAHLLKDTLRLEIPELGHVLIHIEPHD comes from the coding sequence ATGACAAACGAACAAACAGCCGTTAAAGCCACCTACTTTAGTATCATTGGCAATATAAGTCTGGCCATTATAAAAGGGGTAGCGGGTTTTTTTGGGAATTCCTATGCTTTGATTGCCGACGCTATTGAATCAACAACTGATATTTTTTCCTCTTTTTTAGTCTTGTTTGGCATCAAATATTCTAATAAGCCTGCCGATGAGAACCATCCCTACGGACACGGAAGAGCAGAACCTTTAATTACCTTTTTGGTAGTTGGTTTTTTAATTACTTCGGCCACTATAATTGCTTACGAAAGCGTTCAAAACATTGGTACTCCTCATGCTTTGCCTAAATCTTGGACCTTACTTATTTTACTACTGATTATTATTTGGAAAGAGTATTCTTTTCAAAAGGTTATGAAAAGAGCCAAACAAACCAATAGCTCCTCCTTAAAAGCCGATGCCTGGCACCACAGAAGCGACGCTATTACATCAGTAGCCGCATTTATCGGAATTTCTATTGCGCTCATTTTAGGAAAGGGATATGAATCGGCTGATGATTGGGCTGCCCTATTTGCTTCTTTCTTTATTGTATACAATAGTTATCTTATTTTCAGACCAGCACTTGGAGAAATAATGGACGAACATCGGTATGATGATTTAGTAGATACTATTCGGCAAGTCTCTTTAACCGTAAAGGGGATTATTGGAACAGAAAAGTGTTTTATCAGAAAAGCAGGGATGAAATACCATGTCGATTTACACGCTATCGTTGATGCTAACATTACCGTAAAAGTAGGGCACGATTTAGCTCACCTATTAAAAGATACGTTAAGATTGGAGATTCCTGAATTAGGACATGTATTAATACATATAGAACCTCACGACTAA
- a CDS encoding sodium-dependent bicarbonate transport family permease, with product MNLNLLLDNLTNPALLFFLLGIIATRLKSDLEIPPNSSKFISLYLLFSIGFKGGQELAHSHFTPAILWSVIFGMSIAVLIPLYCFFILKRKFSIENAGAIAAAYGSVSAVTFVTAVAFLEIQKYTFGGHMVAVMALMEAPAIVVGVILMRMYSKNSASETSLSSVLKHSLTNGSVLLILGSLIIGLLASEQQAMGIKPFTTDIFKGFLAIFLLDMGIVSGKKLNDFFKSGWFAVAFAILIPLINGCVVAYLSQLVTTEVGNRFILAILAASASYIAVPAAMKIVAPKANPGLFLPMALAITFPFNITLGFPIYLSVILS from the coding sequence ATGAACCTTAACTTACTTTTAGATAATCTAACGAATCCTGCTTTATTGTTTTTCTTATTGGGTATTATTGCTACCAGACTCAAAAGCGATTTAGAAATACCACCGAATTCATCCAAATTCATTTCGTTGTATCTTTTGTTTTCTATTGGCTTTAAAGGCGGACAAGAATTGGCACACAGTCATTTCACTCCAGCTATTTTATGGTCGGTTATTTTTGGTATGAGCATCGCTGTATTGATTCCGTTATATTGCTTTTTCATATTGAAACGAAAATTCAGTATTGAAAACGCTGGAGCCATTGCAGCAGCTTATGGATCTGTTAGTGCCGTTACTTTTGTGACTGCGGTGGCTTTTTTAGAAATCCAAAAATACACTTTTGGAGGACACATGGTAGCCGTGATGGCGCTTATGGAAGCACCTGCTATTGTAGTAGGTGTGATTTTGATGCGAATGTATAGTAAAAACAGTGCCTCTGAAACCAGCTTATCTTCAGTTTTGAAACATTCCTTAACCAATGGGAGTGTCTTATTGATTTTAGGAAGTTTGATTATAGGCTTGCTGGCCAGCGAACAACAAGCGATGGGAATAAAACCTTTTACTACGGATATTTTTAAAGGGTTCCTAGCTATTTTCCTTTTGGATATGGGAATTGTTAGTGGTAAAAAACTCAACGATTTCTTCAAGAGTGGTTGGTTTGCTGTAGCCTTCGCCATACTAATTCCGTTGATTAATGGTTGTGTTGTGGCTTACTTAAGTCAGCTAGTAACCACAGAGGTGGGGAACCGATTCATATTAGCCATCTTAGCTGCCAGTGCTTCTTATATTGCGGTTCCTGCCGCTATGAAAATCGTGGCTCCTAAAGCCAATCCGGGATTGTTTTTACCCATGGCCTTGGCTATCACTTTTCCGTTTAATATTACGCTTGGATTTCCTATCTATTTGAGTGTCATTCTTTCTTAA
- a CDS encoding carbonic anhydrase family protein, whose translation MMNNKRIPLLILMTVGILFSGCKSKANLDYSKATIINHSVHTKEEQQAITPDEVLKQFKEGNERFRNSELTIRQHSETIRKAATGGQYPEAMVLSCVDSRVPVEDVFDQGIGDVFVGRVAGNFVNTDLLGSMEFACKVAGAKLIIVMGHQHCGAVKGAIDDVKLGNLTEMLQNIKPAVAMSQNFDGEKSSKNEAYVKLVAQNNVRNTIAQIRAKSDILRAMEQKGEIKIVGAFYVLRTGELQFLD comes from the coding sequence ATGATGAACAACAAAAGAATTCCATTATTGATTTTAATGACAGTAGGCATACTGTTTAGTGGTTGTAAATCGAAAGCCAATTTAGACTATTCCAAAGCAACTATCATCAACCATTCGGTGCATACCAAAGAAGAACAGCAAGCTATAACTCCGGATGAAGTGCTGAAACAATTCAAAGAAGGCAACGAACGCTTCCGAAATAGTGAGCTTACCATCAGACAACATTCAGAAACCATCAGGAAAGCCGCTACTGGAGGACAATATCCAGAAGCTATGGTCTTGAGTTGTGTAGACAGTAGAGTTCCAGTAGAAGATGTATTTGATCAAGGGATAGGAGATGTTTTTGTAGGTAGGGTAGCGGGTAATTTTGTAAACACCGATTTACTAGGCAGTATGGAATTTGCTTGCAAAGTAGCTGGTGCCAAACTTATCATTGTCATGGGACATCAACATTGTGGTGCGGTAAAAGGAGCTATTGATGATGTAAAGCTAGGCAACCTTACGGAAATGCTTCAAAATATAAAACCAGCAGTAGCCATGAGTCAAAATTTTGACGGCGAAAAATCATCCAAGAATGAAGCTTATGTAAAACTAGTGGCCCAGAATAATGTTCGTAACACCATTGCTCAAATACGAGCCAAAAGTGACATCCTACGCGCTATGGAGCAAAAAGGCGAAATAAAAATAGTAGGTGCCTTTTATGTCCTTCGTACGGGAGAACTTCAGTTTTTAGACTAA
- a CDS encoding L-threonylcarbamoyladenylate synthase: MISTDLYQAAQLLYHNQNVAIPTETVYGLAGNIYSEKAISNIFALKNRPLVNPLIVHIGSRDQVEDLTIDVSELAQKLMDKFWPGSLTLVLKKKETVPTIITGGKDTVAIRMPNHPLTLKLLQLLPFPLAAPSANPFGCISPTSASHVDHYFQEKLPMVLDGGSCQNGLESTIIGFENHQPILYRLGAIALEDIENEIGPIAIKNFEEQHPNAPGMMARHYAPNTKTIMTSNVKEVLHLHQGKRIGLLLFDTKITDEKIVHQEILSEQGNLKEAAANLYAALHRLDALPLDVILVERFPDNQLGRAINDRLKRAATAKNTI; this comes from the coding sequence ATGATTAGTACCGACCTATATCAAGCGGCCCAATTACTATACCATAATCAAAATGTTGCCATTCCTACGGAAACAGTATATGGCTTGGCGGGTAATATATATAGTGAAAAAGCCATCAGCAACATCTTTGCTTTAAAAAATCGACCCCTGGTGAATCCACTCATTGTGCATATTGGCAGTAGGGATCAAGTAGAAGATTTAACTATTGATGTATCTGAATTGGCTCAAAAACTAATGGACAAATTTTGGCCAGGCTCTTTAACTTTAGTGTTGAAGAAAAAGGAAACGGTGCCTACTATCATAACAGGAGGAAAAGACACCGTTGCCATACGAATGCCCAATCATCCGCTAACGCTTAAATTATTACAATTATTACCTTTTCCTTTGGCAGCACCCAGTGCTAATCCCTTTGGTTGTATAAGCCCAACATCAGCCTCTCATGTGGATCATTATTTTCAAGAAAAATTGCCTATGGTTTTGGATGGAGGAAGTTGTCAAAACGGATTAGAATCGACCATCATCGGATTTGAAAACCATCAGCCTATTTTATACCGATTAGGCGCTATTGCGCTAGAAGACATTGAAAATGAAATTGGACCTATCGCTATCAAAAATTTCGAAGAACAACATCCCAACGCCCCCGGAATGATGGCTAGGCATTATGCCCCAAATACCAAAACGATAATGACTTCCAATGTAAAAGAAGTCCTCCATTTACATCAAGGGAAACGAATAGGACTATTGCTTTTTGACACGAAAATAACAGATGAAAAGATAGTACATCAAGAAATACTCTCTGAGCAAGGCAATTTAAAAGAAGCGGCAGCTAATTTATATGCAGCTCTCCACCGATTAGATGCTTTACCACTCGATGTGATTCTGGTAGAACGGTTTCCTGACAATCAACTCGGAAGAGCTATTAACGACAGACTAAAAAGAGCGGCTACGGCTAAGAATACAATTTAA
- a CDS encoding DUF6671 family protein, producing the protein MFLNRKLLIATKHHKEQVIAPLFEKELGVSCFVTDKFDTDALGTFSGEVPRKDDALTTLRNKCLLAMGKNHADLVIASEGSFGAHPSVFFAAADEELMMLMDTKNDLEIVVREISMDTNFSAATITNEPDLLEFAKRVNFPSHGLILKPAEEDYSQVEKGITNLADLKRHFQDFKEAYGSAYVETDMRAHCNPTRMKVIEKTAQKLLQALLSKCPDCATPGFTVSKALPGLPCSWCNTPTASTLSFLYTCKKCNYSHEVLYPHQKTKEDPTYCDLCNP; encoded by the coding sequence ATGTTCTTGAACCGAAAATTACTTATCGCAACAAAACATCATAAAGAGCAAGTCATTGCTCCGCTGTTTGAAAAAGAACTGGGCGTCTCCTGTTTTGTCACGGATAAATTTGATACCGATGCTTTAGGGACCTTCTCTGGAGAAGTTCCAAGAAAAGATGATGCGCTGACGACTCTTCGAAATAAATGCCTCCTTGCTATGGGAAAGAATCATGCTGATTTGGTTATCGCTAGTGAAGGTTCGTTTGGCGCTCATCCATCGGTTTTTTTTGCGGCAGCGGATGAGGAACTAATGATGCTGATGGATACTAAAAACGATTTAGAAATAGTAGTGCGAGAGATTAGCATGGACACCAATTTTAGCGCAGCAACCATTACTAATGAACCTGATTTACTTGAGTTTGCCAAACGCGTTAATTTTCCTTCACACGGACTCATATTAAAACCCGCTGAAGAAGATTACAGCCAAGTAGAAAAAGGAATTACGAATCTGGCAGATTTAAAAAGACATTTTCAAGACTTTAAAGAGGCCTATGGTAGCGCTTATGTGGAGACTGATATGCGAGCCCATTGCAACCCAACCCGAATGAAGGTAATCGAAAAAACCGCTCAAAAACTTTTGCAAGCCCTATTATCAAAATGTCCTGACTGTGCAACACCTGGTTTTACGGTTTCAAAAGCTTTACCCGGATTGCCCTGCAGTTGGTGTAATACTCCAACAGCCTCTACACTTAGTTTTTTATACACCTGTAAAAAATGCAACTATAGCCATGAGGTGTTATATCCTCATCAAAAAACCAAAGAAGACCCCACTTATTGTGACTTATGTAACCCCTAA
- a CDS encoding LysR family transcriptional regulator: protein MNYTLHQLQVFLKITQTKSITKAAEELHLTQPAVSIQLKNLQDQFEIPLTEVIGRQLYVTEFGKEIALAAENIINEVYNINYKTFAFKGVLSGKLKISVVSTGKYVLPYFLSDFMNKNTGIELEMDVTNKLKVVNSLKNNEVDFALVSTVPSGVEVESEVLLTNKLFLVANKNSAFPDVKKTDQFLSNTPLIYREEGSATRIAMEQYLSQQGIEAKMKLQLTSNEAVKQAVIAGLGVSIMPLIGLKNELEHGTIKIISSKKLPIVTNWTLIWLKSKKMSPAATAYLAFIRQEKDRITSEHFSWIDSY from the coding sequence ATGAATTATACGTTACATCAGTTGCAAGTGTTTTTAAAAATCACACAAACCAAAAGCATCACGAAAGCTGCAGAAGAACTGCATTTGACCCAACCCGCAGTATCCATTCAGTTAAAAAATTTGCAAGATCAATTTGAAATTCCGCTAACAGAAGTGATTGGCAGACAATTGTATGTAACCGAATTTGGTAAAGAAATTGCTTTAGCTGCTGAGAATATTATCAATGAAGTTTATAACATCAACTACAAAACCTTTGCCTTTAAAGGAGTGCTTAGTGGTAAGTTAAAAATATCCGTAGTGTCTACAGGGAAATATGTACTACCTTATTTCTTATCGGATTTTATGAATAAAAATACCGGGATTGAGCTGGAAATGGATGTGACCAATAAATTGAAAGTGGTCAATTCGCTAAAGAATAATGAGGTCGATTTTGCTTTAGTATCTACTGTTCCTTCAGGAGTTGAAGTGGAATCAGAAGTACTCTTAACCAATAAATTATTTTTGGTAGCCAATAAAAACAGTGCTTTTCCAGATGTTAAGAAAACTGATCAGTTCCTATCTAACACACCACTAATTTATAGAGAAGAAGGCTCGGCCACCCGAATTGCGATGGAGCAGTATTTAAGTCAACAAGGCATTGAAGCCAAAATGAAATTGCAGCTTACCTCCAACGAGGCAGTAAAACAAGCGGTAATTGCAGGGTTAGGTGTTTCCATTATGCCCTTGATAGGATTAAAAAACGAACTAGAGCATGGTACAATTAAAATTATATCTTCTAAAAAACTGCCTATAGTGACTAACTGGACCCTTATTTGGCTAAAAAGTAAAAAAATGAGTCCAGCAGCGACTGCTTATTTAGCGTTTATTCGACAAGAAAAAGATAGAATTACAAGCGAACATTTTTCTTGGATAGATAGCTATTAA
- a CDS encoding TolC family protein, translating to MKAFVLGILLFSLSAWSQANVSKELTFDEFLGYVKKYHPLVKSANLQISSAQANLMMARGGFDPKIEVDYEHKQFKNNNYYSLLNSSFKIPTWYGIEIKAGFDNNDGIYLNPENTVPNQGLTSLGISVPLGQGLLINQRMADLRRAKVQVQLSQAERNLTAVALLQEASKAYFNWKRNFSEVQLYQKYLTNAQERFKGIAKLIEQGDKPAIDSVEAGIIVRNRMLSLEESKLKLTKTKLEFSNFLWLENNIPLELQDDIIPEENLIATIKETLRINDLMMANQTLEKHPKINALQSKIEMLGIELKLKKNMLLPKINLGYSYLSEPSYIDNYRFQDYKVGVNFSFPLFLRKERGSLQLTKYKLQDIQFNLDLERLQLSNKIKGQQTEIQSLEKQRELIVRLAKDNETMLASEDRLFSFGESSLFLINTRENNLVSAQLAQLQIENRFFESNAALYSIMGNP from the coding sequence ATGAAAGCATTTGTTTTAGGAATTCTTCTTTTCAGTCTTTCTGCATGGAGTCAAGCCAATGTTTCCAAAGAGCTTACCTTCGATGAGTTTTTAGGCTATGTCAAAAAATACCATCCTTTGGTTAAAAGTGCCAATCTACAAATCAGTTCGGCTCAAGCCAATTTAATGATGGCGCGTGGTGGTTTTGATCCTAAGATTGAAGTAGATTATGAGCACAAGCAATTCAAAAACAATAACTACTACTCCTTGCTCAATAGCAGTTTTAAAATCCCAACCTGGTATGGTATAGAAATCAAAGCCGGATTTGATAACAATGATGGCATATACCTTAACCCAGAAAATACAGTTCCTAATCAGGGATTAACCTCATTGGGAATTTCCGTTCCTCTTGGTCAAGGGCTGTTAATTAATCAACGAATGGCGGATTTACGAAGAGCTAAGGTTCAAGTACAATTGAGTCAAGCCGAGAGAAATTTGACGGCAGTGGCGTTGCTACAAGAAGCATCTAAAGCTTATTTTAATTGGAAGCGGAACTTCAGTGAGGTACAACTCTATCAAAAATATTTAACCAATGCCCAAGAACGTTTTAAAGGGATTGCCAAATTGATAGAACAGGGCGATAAACCTGCTATTGATAGTGTTGAAGCGGGTATTATCGTCAGAAACCGTATGTTGAGTTTGGAAGAATCTAAATTGAAATTGACTAAGACCAAATTAGAATTCTCTAACTTCCTTTGGCTAGAAAATAATATTCCTCTGGAGTTGCAAGATGATATTATTCCTGAAGAAAACTTGATTGCCACCATAAAAGAAACCTTGCGAATTAATGACTTAATGATGGCCAATCAAACCCTAGAAAAACATCCAAAGATAAACGCGCTCCAAAGTAAAATAGAAATGTTAGGCATAGAACTTAAACTCAAAAAGAATATGCTTTTGCCTAAAATAAACTTAGGGTATTCCTATTTGTCTGAGCCCAGTTATATTGACAACTATAGGTTTCAAGATTATAAAGTAGGGGTTAACTTTTCTTTCCCTTTGTTTTTACGCAAAGAGCGAGGTAGTTTGCAATTGACTAAGTATAAACTTCAAGACATTCAATTCAATTTAGATTTGGAACGGCTGCAGTTGAGCAATAAAATAAAAGGACAACAAACAGAAATTCAATCTTTAGAAAAGCAACGAGAACTAATTGTTCGTTTAGCCAAAGACAACGAAACTATGCTGGCTTCAGAAGATAGGCTCTTTTCTTTTGGCGAAAGTTCTCTTTTTTTAATCAATACTAGAGAGAACAATTTAGTCTCAGCACAACTAGCGCAACTCCAAATAGAAAACCGTTTTTTTGAATCCAATGCCGCTTTGTATAGTATCATGGGAAATCCATAA
- a CDS encoding HlyD family secretion protein produces MLNISNKTNIAENIERYSTFKSLSERPHYRILNKIIVAVSILAVVILFLPWTQNISGSGAVTTLKPGQRPQTVHSAIAGRIEKWYVKEGDFVNKGDTILFISETKEDYLDPNLVKNTQSQLKAKEMAGKSYGGKVTSLEAQIAAIQNERQLKMQQAKNKIRQSTLKIKSDSMDLVAVRTQIKIATTQFNRSLSLNKEGLKPMTDVEEKRLKLQEVEAKIITQENKLLASENELLNAKVEVNRIMAEYSEKEQKARSDQYTALSSQYDTEAQVNKLQNQYANYQIRNGMYYIKAPQSGYVNRALQSGIGETIKEGTQIVSIMPSKFDIAVETFVNPTDLPLLHKGEKVRVWFDGWPTIVFSGWPNMSYGTYGGKIVAIENFISDNGKFRVLIAPDENDVPWPTKISIGSGAQTMALLDNVPVWFELWRTLNGFPPNYYQPKANLQKDKK; encoded by the coding sequence ATGCTTAACATTTCAAATAAAACTAATATAGCTGAAAACATAGAACGATACAGCACCTTTAAAAGTTTAAGTGAACGCCCCCATTATCGTATTCTGAACAAAATAATAGTAGCCGTTTCTATTCTGGCTGTCGTTATTTTGTTTTTACCTTGGACACAAAACATCTCTGGAAGTGGTGCTGTCACCACCTTAAAACCTGGGCAAAGACCTCAAACGGTTCACTCTGCTATTGCTGGCAGAATTGAAAAATGGTATGTCAAAGAAGGCGACTTTGTAAATAAAGGAGATACCATACTTTTTATTTCGGAAACCAAAGAGGATTATCTTGATCCTAATTTGGTAAAAAACACTCAAAGCCAACTAAAAGCCAAAGAAATGGCTGGTAAATCCTATGGTGGAAAAGTAACTTCGCTTGAGGCTCAAATTGCAGCTATACAAAACGAACGTCAATTAAAGATGCAACAAGCCAAAAATAAAATCAGACAATCGACGCTTAAAATAAAAAGCGACAGTATGGACTTGGTAGCTGTTAGAACCCAAATTAAAATTGCAACTACACAGTTCAATCGTTCACTATCATTGAACAAAGAAGGCCTAAAACCGATGACTGATGTAGAGGAGAAACGCTTAAAACTTCAAGAAGTAGAGGCTAAAATTATCACGCAAGAAAATAAATTATTGGCTAGTGAAAACGAATTGCTAAACGCCAAAGTAGAAGTAAACCGTATTATGGCGGAGTATAGTGAAAAAGAACAAAAGGCAAGAAGTGACCAGTACACAGCACTAAGTAGTCAATATGATACCGAAGCGCAAGTGAATAAACTCCAAAATCAATATGCGAATTACCAAATCCGTAATGGAATGTATTATATCAAAGCCCCACAAAGTGGGTATGTCAATCGAGCTTTGCAATCGGGGATAGGGGAAACTATTAAAGAAGGCACCCAAATCGTAAGCATTATGCCTTCTAAATTTGATATTGCTGTAGAGACTTTTGTCAATCCAACCGACTTACCGTTACTACACAAAGGGGAGAAAGTAAGGGTTTGGTTTGATGGTTGGCCTACCATTGTTTTCTCGGGTTGGCCCAATATGTCGTATGGTACCTATGGTGGGAAAATTGTAGCTATCGAGAATTTCATAAGTGACAATGGAAAGTTTAGAGTGTTAATTGCTCCTGATGAAAACGATGTGCCTTGGCCAACTAAAATCAGTATTGGTTCTGGTGCACAAACCATGGCTTTACTCGACAATGTTCCCGTTTGGTTTGAACTGTGGCGAACCCTTAATGGTTTTCCACCTAATTATTACCAACCCAAAGCTAACCTTCAAAAAGATAAGAAATAA